A DNA window from Panthera tigris isolate Pti1 chromosome X, P.tigris_Pti1_mat1.1, whole genome shotgun sequence contains the following coding sequences:
- the LOC102969602 gene encoding spindlin-2 isoform X1, which yields MKTPHAQEAEGQQTRAASGRATGSTNMTKKKTSQKKQRGRPSSQSRRNIVGCRISHGWKEGDEPITQWKGTVLDQVPPDQPCPPQAHREAVMEVCAALFPGMKTPHAQEAEGQQTRAASGRATGSTNMTKKKTSQKKQRGRPSSQSRRNIVGCRISHGWKEGDEPITQWKGTVLDQVPINPSLYLVKYDGIDCVYGLELHRDERVLSLKILSDRVASSQVGDANLANTIIGKAVEHMFEGEHGSKDEWRGMVLAQAPIMKAWFYITYEKDPVLYMYQLLDDYKEGDLRIMPESSESPPAERETGGVVDGLIGKHVEYTKEDGSKRIGMVIHQVEAKPSVYFIKFDDDFHIYVYDLVKKS from the exons ATGAAGACCCCCCACGCACAGGAGGCCGAAGGGCAACAAACCAGGGCAGCTTCGGGACGGGCTACTGGGTCCACAAACATGACGaagaaaaaaacctcccaaaagaAGCAGCGAGGCAGACCTTCGTCCCAGTCCCGCAGGAACATCGTGGGCTGCAGAATTTCAcatggatggaaggaaggtgaTGAGCCCATCACCCAGTGGAAAGGAACCGTTCTGGATCAG GTACCTCCTGACCAGCCTTGCCCACCTCAAGCACACAGGGAAGCTGTGATGGAAGTTTGTGCAGCTCTGTTTCCAG GCATGAAGACCCCCCACGCACAGGAGGCCGAAGGGCAACAAACCAGGGCAGCTTCGGGACGGGCTACTGGGTCCACAAACATGACGaagaaaaaaacctcccaaaagaAGCAGCGAGGCAGACCTTCGTCCCAGTCCCGCAGGAACATCGTGGGCTGCAGAATTTCAcatggatggaaggaaggtgaTGAGCCCATCACCCAGTGGAAAGGAACCGTTCTGGATCAGGTGCCTATAAATCCCTCTCTTTATCTGGTGAAATATGATGGAATTGACTGTGTCTATGGACTGGAACTTCACAGAGATGAAAgagttttgtctcttaaaattctttccGATAGGGTGGCATCATCTCAAGTCGGTGATGCCAACCTTGCAAACACCATAATTGGTAAAGCTGTGGAACATATGTTTGAGGGTGAGCATGGTTCTAAGGATGAATGGAGGGGAATGGTCTTAGCCCAAGCACCTATCATGAAAGCCTGGTTTTATATTACCTATGAGAAAGATCCTGTCTTGTACATGTACCAGCTTCTAGATGATTATAAAGAAGGAGACCTCCGTATCATGCCAGAGTCCAGTGAGTCTCctccagcagagagggagacaggaggagtTGTAGATGGCCTGATAGGTAAGCATGTGGAATATACCAAAGAAGATGGCTCCAAACGGATTGGCATGGTCATTCACCAAGTGGAAGCCAAACCCTCTGTGTATTTCATCAAGTTTGATGATGATTTCCATATCTATGTCTATGATTTGGTGAAAAAGTCCTAA
- the LOC102969602 gene encoding spindlin-2 isoform X2, whose translation MKTPHAQEAEGQQTRAASGRATGSTNMTKKKTSQKKQRGRPSSQSRRNIVGCRISHGWKEGDEPITQWKGTVLDQVPINPSLYLVKYDGIDCVYGLELHRDERVLSLKILSDRVASSQVGDANLANTIIGKAVEHMFEGEHGSKDEWRGMVLAQAPIMKAWFYITYEKDPVLYMYQLLDDYKEGDLRIMPESSESPPAERETGGVVDGLIGKHVEYTKEDGSKRIGMVIHQVEAKPSVYFIKFDDDFHIYVYDLVKKS comes from the coding sequence ATGAAGACCCCCCACGCACAGGAGGCCGAAGGGCAACAAACCAGGGCAGCTTCGGGACGGGCTACTGGGTCCACAAACATGACGaagaaaaaaacctcccaaaagaAGCAGCGAGGCAGACCTTCGTCCCAGTCCCGCAGGAACATCGTGGGCTGCAGAATTTCAcatggatggaaggaaggtgaTGAGCCCATCACCCAGTGGAAAGGAACCGTTCTGGATCAGGTGCCTATAAATCCCTCTCTTTATCTGGTGAAATATGATGGAATTGACTGTGTCTATGGACTGGAACTTCACAGAGATGAAAgagttttgtctcttaaaattctttccGATAGGGTGGCATCATCTCAAGTCGGTGATGCCAACCTTGCAAACACCATAATTGGTAAAGCTGTGGAACATATGTTTGAGGGTGAGCATGGTTCTAAGGATGAATGGAGGGGAATGGTCTTAGCCCAAGCACCTATCATGAAAGCCTGGTTTTATATTACCTATGAGAAAGATCCTGTCTTGTACATGTACCAGCTTCTAGATGATTATAAAGAAGGAGACCTCCGTATCATGCCAGAGTCCAGTGAGTCTCctccagcagagagggagacaggaggagtTGTAGATGGCCTGATAGGTAAGCATGTGGAATATACCAAAGAAGATGGCTCCAAACGGATTGGCATGGTCATTCACCAAGTGGAAGCCAAACCCTCTGTGTATTTCATCAAGTTTGATGATGATTTCCATATCTATGTCTATGATTTGGTGAAAAAGTCCTAA